Proteins encoded within one genomic window of Haematospirillum jordaniae:
- the rimI gene encoding ribosomal protein S18-alanine N-acetyltransferase, producing MMNEVISLLPLTPVHADVLAAVHARAFARPWLAVDFRQMLEGGIVFGRLAVAGEQPVGFALFRAMAGEAEVLTLAVDPDYRRRGIAITLLKACHVEAGTRGAQKVFLEVAESNAAARTLYQALCYETIGCRSGYYLLEDGSREDAVVMGLRLVPEGLAGDRVPPGPDAGSDHPG from the coding sequence ATGATGAATGAGGTCATTTCCCTGCTTCCCCTGACGCCGGTCCATGCTGATGTCCTTGCCGCTGTGCATGCCCGCGCGTTCGCCCGCCCTTGGCTGGCCGTAGATTTTCGACAGATGCTGGAGGGCGGGATTGTTTTTGGTCGTCTGGCTGTAGCGGGAGAGCAGCCGGTGGGTTTTGCCTTGTTCCGTGCCATGGCTGGGGAGGCCGAGGTTCTGACCCTTGCTGTTGATCCGGACTATCGCCGCCGTGGCATTGCCATCACCCTTTTGAAGGCTTGCCATGTCGAAGCGGGTACGCGTGGCGCGCAAAAGGTCTTTCTGGAGGTGGCAGAGAGCAATGCCGCAGCCCGGACCCTTTACCAAGCCCTGTGCTACGAAACCATTGGCTGCCGTTCAGGGTATTATCTCCTTGAGGACGGCAGCCGTGAAGATGCTGTGGTGATGGGGCTCAGGCTTGTGCCAGAAGGCCTCGCAGGCGATAGAGTTCCTCCAGGGCCTGACGCGGGGTCAGATCATCCGGGTTAA
- the mutS gene encoding DNA mismatch repair protein MutS, producing MMRQYLSIKAEHEDCLLFYRMGDFYELFFRDAEQAAEALDIALTARGQHMGQPIPMCGVPVHSHEAYLAKLIRKGFRVAVCEQTEDPAEARKRGAKSLVRREAVRIITPGTLTEDALLDARSHNYLAAIAESGGCLGLAWVDVSTGDFQTQPVGPGTLGMALARLSPGEILVPDRLSTREDTAPVLAEWRNILSPLPGSRFDSANGQKRLEALFGLRGLDGLGSFSRGEIAAAGALVDYIELTQKGRLPRLSPLRRLAENAVMGIDAATRRNLELTQTMGGEKRGSLLATIDRTVTGPGARLLVSWLSAPLTDIRAINDRLDAVETITGHDTLRTTLREALRRCPDVERALSRLSLGRGGPRDLANIRDALAQIPGIRVLLRSQVSPPQGSLLETLCINLGTHDTLADTLNRALGADLPLLVRDGGFIAPGWNPVLDELRGLRDESRRLIAALQNTYVRSTGIDSLKIKHNNVLGYFIEVPAKRAEAMMDREGPFIHRQTMSNAVRFTTVELSDLEDRIRGAGEKALAMECDLFRTLAEETLARATAIAAAGAALAMLDVVSGLGELAVERRYTRPVMLDDTSLDIQGGRHPVVETALEKAGESSFVANNCCLSDGQRLWLITGPNMAGKSTFLRQNALIVLLAQTGSFVPASHARIGVVDRLFSRVGAADDLARGRSTFMVEMVETAAILNQATPHSLVILDEIGRGTATFDGLSIAWATVENLHDINRCRALFATHYHELTTLTKRLDQLSCHSMKVREWKGSIVFLHEIAQGAADRSYGIHVARLAGLPTSVIQRAGEVLDILEKTNQGGLAAGLTDDLPLFSAARRQERYPEPEPDPAPVPISPALSALETLNPDDLTPRQALEELYRLRGLLAQA from the coding sequence ATGATGCGGCAGTACCTGTCGATCAAGGCCGAACACGAAGACTGCCTGCTGTTCTACAGAATGGGCGATTTCTACGAACTGTTCTTCCGTGATGCCGAACAGGCCGCCGAGGCGCTGGACATTGCCCTGACCGCACGCGGTCAGCATATGGGACAGCCGATCCCGATGTGCGGGGTGCCAGTCCACAGCCACGAGGCCTATCTGGCCAAGCTGATCCGCAAGGGCTTCCGGGTGGCGGTCTGTGAACAGACTGAAGATCCGGCCGAGGCCCGCAAGCGCGGGGCAAAAAGCTTGGTCCGGCGCGAGGCTGTACGCATCATCACCCCCGGCACCCTGACCGAGGACGCCCTGCTTGATGCCCGCAGCCACAACTATCTGGCGGCCATCGCCGAAAGTGGTGGCTGTCTGGGCCTGGCCTGGGTCGATGTCTCCACCGGTGATTTCCAGACCCAGCCAGTCGGGCCGGGAACACTGGGCATGGCACTGGCCCGCCTGTCTCCGGGGGAAATTCTGGTCCCCGACCGTCTGAGCACACGCGAGGATACAGCACCCGTCCTTGCAGAATGGCGCAATATCCTGTCGCCCCTTCCCGGCTCCCGCTTTGACAGCGCCAATGGACAAAAGCGTCTGGAAGCCCTGTTCGGGCTGCGCGGGCTGGACGGACTGGGCAGCTTCAGTCGCGGCGAGATTGCTGCGGCCGGGGCCCTTGTGGACTATATCGAACTAACCCAGAAAGGCCGTCTGCCGCGCCTCTCGCCACTCCGGCGCCTAGCCGAGAACGCAGTGATGGGGATTGACGCGGCAACCCGTCGCAATCTGGAACTGACCCAGACCATGGGCGGGGAAAAGCGGGGAAGCCTTCTGGCCACGATTGACAGAACGGTTACCGGCCCCGGCGCAAGGCTTCTGGTCTCGTGGCTGTCCGCCCCCCTGACAGACATCCGTGCCATCAATGACCGTCTTGATGCCGTCGAAACCATCACCGGGCACGACACCCTGCGCACCACCCTGCGTGAGGCCCTGCGCCGCTGTCCGGATGTAGAGCGCGCCCTGTCCCGCCTGTCCCTTGGCCGGGGTGGGCCACGCGATCTGGCCAATATTCGCGATGCCCTGGCCCAGATTCCGGGCATCCGGGTTCTGTTGCGCAGTCAGGTATCACCCCCACAAGGCAGCCTTCTAGAGACCCTGTGCATCAACTTGGGAACACATGATACCCTGGCTGACACCCTGAACCGGGCGTTGGGCGCCGATCTGCCGCTCCTAGTCCGTGACGGTGGCTTTATTGCCCCGGGTTGGAATCCTGTCCTAGACGAACTGAGGGGGCTGCGCGATGAAAGCCGACGCCTGATTGCCGCCCTGCAAAACACCTATGTCCGTTCCACCGGAATTGACAGTCTGAAGATCAAGCATAACAACGTGCTCGGCTACTTTATCGAGGTACCCGCCAAGCGAGCCGAAGCAATGATGGACCGCGAGGGGCCGTTCATCCACCGCCAGACCATGTCCAATGCCGTCCGCTTTACCACGGTAGAGCTTTCGGACTTGGAAGACCGGATCCGTGGTGCCGGCGAAAAAGCTTTGGCCATGGAATGTGACCTGTTCCGGACCCTGGCCGAAGAAACTCTCGCCCGGGCCACCGCGATTGCCGCAGCCGGGGCGGCCCTGGCAATGCTGGACGTCGTATCCGGCCTGGGAGAACTGGCTGTTGAACGTCGCTACACACGCCCCGTGATGCTGGATGATACCAGCCTTGATATTCAGGGCGGGCGCCATCCGGTCGTGGAAACGGCACTGGAGAAGGCCGGAGAGTCTTCTTTTGTGGCAAACAACTGCTGCCTTTCGGACGGGCAGCGCCTGTGGCTGATTACCGGCCCGAACATGGCAGGCAAGTCAACCTTCCTGCGCCAGAACGCACTGATTGTCCTTCTGGCACAAACCGGCAGCTTTGTTCCCGCCTCACACGCCCGGATCGGCGTGGTGGACCGTCTCTTCAGCCGGGTGGGGGCAGCCGATGACCTTGCACGCGGACGCTCTACCTTCATGGTTGAAATGGTGGAAACGGCTGCCATCCTGAACCAGGCCACGCCACACTCCTTGGTTATCCTGGATGAAATCGGGCGCGGAACCGCGACCTTCGATGGCCTGTCCATCGCCTGGGCCACTGTCGAAAACCTGCACGATATCAACCGGTGCCGTGCCCTGTTTGCCACCCACTATCATGAACTGACCACCTTGACCAAACGGCTTGACCAACTGTCCTGCCATTCGATGAAGGTCCGGGAATGGAAGGGGTCTATCGTCTTCCTGCACGAGATTGCACAAGGCGCCGCCGATCGCTCCTATGGCATTCACGTTGCCCGTCTGGCCGGACTGCCCACATCCGTGATCCAGAGGGCCGGAGAGGTTCTGGATATTCTGGAGAAAACAAATCAGGGTGGATTGGCCGCAGGCCTGACCGATGACCTGCCCCTGTTCTCTGCAGCCCGACGCCAAGAACGGTATCCAGAGCCAGAACCGGACCCCGCACCGGTTCCGATATCACCGGCCCTGAGTGCCCTGGAGACACTTAACCCGGATGATCTGACCCCGCGTCAGGCCCTGGAGGAACTCTATCGCCTGCGAGGCCTTCTGGCACAAGCCTGA
- the lepA gene encoding translation elongation factor 4, giving the protein MTDLSHIRNFSIIAHIDHGKSTLADRLIQLCGGLTDREMKEQVLDSMDIERERGITIKAQTVRLTYKAKDGQTYELNLMDTPGHVDFAYEVSRSLAACEGSLLVVDASQGVEAQTLANVYQAIDANHEIVPVLNKIDLPAAEPERVRTQIEDVIGIPADDAVEISAKTGLNIPAVLEAVVTRLPAPQGNADTLLQALLVDSWYDPYLGVVILVRIKEGRLKKGMKIRMMQTGAAYQVDRCGVFTPKMTELPELSAGQVGFIMAGIKTVADTQVGDTITDDAKPATSPLPGFKPSIPVVWCGLFPVDSSQYEHLRDSLSKLRLNDSSFDYQPENSAALGFGFRCGFLGLLHMEIIQERLDREFDLDLITTAPSVVYRMHLTDGSLKELHNPADFPDPVKIDRVEEPWVKATIMVPDDYLGSVLSLCSERRGVQLDLTYVGNRAMAVYRLPLNEIVFDFYDRLKSISKGYASFDYEVDEYIEGDLVKVGILVNNEPVDALAFMAHRSQAEYRGRQICERLKDLIPKHLFKIPIQAAIGGRVIARETISAMRKDVTAKCYGGDISRKKKLLEKQKEGKKRMRQFGKVEIPQNAFIEALRMGEQK; this is encoded by the coding sequence ATGACCGACCTAAGCCATATTCGCAATTTCTCCATCATTGCGCACATCGACCACGGCAAATCCACCCTTGCCGATCGCCTGATCCAACTTTGCGGCGGACTGACCGACCGCGAAATGAAGGAGCAGGTTCTTGATTCCATGGATATCGAGCGTGAGCGCGGCATCACCATCAAGGCCCAAACCGTCCGCCTGACCTACAAGGCCAAGGACGGGCAGACCTATGAGCTGAACCTGATGGATACCCCGGGCCACGTGGACTTCGCCTACGAAGTCAGCCGGTCCCTTGCGGCCTGCGAAGGGTCGCTGCTGGTTGTCGATGCCTCGCAGGGGGTGGAGGCACAGACACTGGCCAATGTCTATCAGGCCATTGATGCCAACCACGAAATTGTGCCCGTTCTGAACAAGATTGACCTGCCGGCGGCAGAGCCGGAACGGGTGCGCACCCAGATCGAGGATGTGATCGGGATCCCTGCCGACGATGCCGTGGAAATCTCAGCCAAGACAGGCCTGAATATTCCAGCCGTTCTGGAAGCGGTTGTAACCCGCCTGCCCGCCCCGCAAGGGAATGCGGATACCTTGTTGCAGGCTCTTCTGGTCGATAGCTGGTACGATCCGTATCTCGGGGTTGTCATTCTTGTACGCATCAAGGAAGGACGCCTGAAAAAAGGCATGAAAATCCGCATGATGCAAACTGGTGCCGCCTATCAGGTGGACCGCTGCGGTGTCTTCACCCCCAAGATGACTGAACTGCCGGAACTGAGCGCCGGACAGGTTGGGTTTATCATGGCCGGAATCAAGACGGTGGCCGACACACAGGTCGGTGACACCATCACCGATGATGCCAAACCGGCTACATCTCCCCTGCCTGGATTCAAGCCATCCATTCCGGTGGTATGGTGCGGCCTGTTCCCGGTAGACAGCTCCCAGTACGAACACCTGCGCGACAGTCTTTCAAAGTTGAGGCTGAATGATTCCAGCTTTGACTATCAGCCAGAAAACTCAGCGGCACTTGGGTTCGGATTCCGCTGTGGTTTCCTTGGCCTTCTGCACATGGAAATCATTCAGGAGCGCCTGGACCGCGAATTTGATCTGGACCTGATTACCACGGCACCATCCGTCGTGTACCGGATGCACCTGACAGACGGATCGCTGAAAGAACTCCACAATCCGGCCGACTTTCCGGATCCGGTCAAGATTGACCGGGTAGAGGAACCATGGGTCAAGGCAACGATCATGGTTCCGGATGACTATCTGGGATCCGTCCTCAGCCTGTGCAGCGAACGCCGGGGCGTGCAGCTGGATCTGACCTACGTCGGGAACCGGGCCATGGCCGTTTATCGCCTGCCCCTGAACGAAATTGTCTTTGACTTCTATGACCGGCTGAAATCCATTTCCAAGGGATACGCCAGCTTCGATTACGAAGTGGACGAGTATATCGAGGGCGACCTGGTCAAGGTCGGCATTCTGGTCAACAACGAACCGGTAGATGCCCTGGCCTTCATGGCACACCGCAGTCAGGCTGAATACCGTGGGCGGCAAATCTGTGAACGCCTGAAAGACCTGATTCCCAAGCACTTGTTCAAGATCCCGATCCAGGCCGCCATCGGCGGACGGGTGATTGCCCGTGAAACCATCAGTGCCATGCGCAAGGATGTGACGGCCAAGTGCTATGGCGGCGATATCAGCCGCAAGAAAAAGCTGCTGGAAAAGCAGAAGGAAGGCAAGAAGCGGATGCGCCAGTTCGGCAAGGTGGAAATTCCGCAGAATGCCTTTATCGAGGCTCTGCGGATGGGCGAACAAAAATAG
- the ddpX gene encoding D-alanyl-D-alanine dipeptidase, with the protein MLVEISSGSGLVLDIAYATGNNFTGAPVYARAACFLVPEAAQALDRAAALAMGQGLRLCVFDAFRPTEAQKILWNFFPNPEFVADPAVGSTHSRGVAVDLTLLDAATGVALDMGTPFDDFTPDSHHGVTTLPATVQRNRLTLLGLMRLVGFEHLETEWWHYNLSSPERWPLLDDMAFQTRMMPHHAYSCP; encoded by the coding sequence ATGCTTGTCGAAATCTCATCAGGTTCCGGCCTTGTGCTGGATATCGCTTATGCCACGGGCAATAATTTTACCGGTGCACCTGTTTATGCGCGGGCGGCCTGTTTCCTTGTGCCAGAGGCCGCGCAGGCCTTGGACCGTGCGGCTGCCCTAGCCATGGGACAGGGGCTGCGGCTTTGTGTCTTTGATGCGTTCCGTCCGACGGAAGCCCAGAAAATCCTGTGGAATTTTTTCCCGAACCCTGAATTTGTGGCCGACCCGGCCGTTGGCTCCACCCACAGTCGCGGGGTAGCGGTGGACCTGACCCTGCTTGATGCCGCGACCGGGGTGGCGCTGGACATGGGGACCCCGTTTGATGATTTCACCCCGGACTCCCACCATGGGGTTACAACTCTGCCTGCCACGGTCCAGCGTAACAGGCTGACCTTGCTTGGCCTTATGCGTCTGGTCGGGTTCGAGCACCTGGAGACGGAGTGGTGGCATTACAATCTTTCTTCCCCCGAGCGTTGGCCGCTTCTTGATGACATGGCCTTTCAAACACGGATGATGCCGCACCATGCGTATTCTTGCCCTTGA
- the tsaB gene encoding tRNA (adenosine(37)-N6)-threonylcarbamoyltransferase complex dimerization subunit type 1 TsaB, whose product MRILALDTSVAACSACLWEDGRVLAGDSMPMMHGHAEALVPLLARLRDEVGLDWDSLDRIGVTVGPGSFTGLRVGLATARALRLATGVPVAGVTATRAWAASLPDAVRATAGSILVAIDTRRGDMYAELFRASDLVSLAGPEVVAASDLGVFMQRAGVASVPLVCGDASGLVDPLVQAGTLLAGPDIPWPDPAVVAALAAGAVLQDGDDVPSALYVRPPDAAIPANGGQLRPGAPAP is encoded by the coding sequence ATGCGTATTCTTGCCCTTGATACTTCCGTTGCCGCATGTTCGGCCTGCCTGTGGGAAGACGGGCGTGTCTTGGCCGGGGACAGTATGCCGATGATGCATGGTCATGCCGAAGCTCTGGTTCCGCTGCTGGCCCGTCTGCGGGACGAAGTCGGCCTTGACTGGGATAGTCTGGACCGTATCGGGGTTACGGTCGGGCCGGGGTCTTTTACCGGCCTGCGTGTCGGGCTGGCGACAGCGCGGGCTTTGCGTCTTGCGACGGGTGTTCCGGTAGCCGGGGTCACAGCAACCCGTGCTTGGGCTGCATCCCTTCCGGATGCGGTACGGGCGACGGCTGGTTCTATTCTTGTTGCCATCGATACCCGCCGCGGGGATATGTATGCCGAGCTGTTCCGGGCTTCTGACCTAGTGTCCCTTGCCGGGCCTGAGGTTGTGGCGGCTTCCGATCTTGGGGTTTTTATGCAGCGGGCGGGTGTGGCTTCTGTCCCGCTGGTGTGCGGGGATGCCTCAGGGCTTGTTGATCCCCTGGTGCAGGCCGGAACTTTGCTTGCAGGACCTGATATCCCTTGGCCCGATCCGGCTGTTGTGGCGGCTTTGGCGGCTGGGGCGGTGCTGCAGGACGGGGACGATGTTCCCTCCGCGCTGTATGTCCGTCCGCCTGATGCCGCCATACCGGCCAATGGTGGGCAGCTTCGTCCGGGTGCTCCGGCTCCATGA